The window GCCCAAGCCCGCAAGTTGCACGCACTCGATGCCACCTGTCCATTGGTCACCAAAGTGCACTTGGAGGCAATCAAGTACGCCAAAGCCGGTTACACAATCATCTTGATCGGCCACGAAGGCCACGATGAAGTGCTCGGCACGATGGGTGAAGCTCCCGAAGCGATTGTGTTGGTTGAAGACGAAGCCGATGTTGATCGCTTGGAATTCGAACCGGGCACCCAACTGGCCTACCTCACCCAAACAACTCTGTCTGTCGATGATGCCGGCCGAGTCATCCGCCGTCTTCGCGAACGCTTCCCTGAAATTCATTCGCCACCGAAGGACGACATTTGTTACGCGACACAAAACCGGCAGGAGGCCGTCAAACTGCTTCGAGAGGACGCCGATGTCATCGTTGTCCTCGGCAGCCAAAACAGCAGCAACAGTCAACGACTTAAGGAACTCGCGGCTGAACAAGGCAAACGAGCAATGCTGGTCGACGGCCCACAAGACCTCGCGGTCGATCAATTTTCTGATGACGACCGAGTGCTGATCACCGCGGGTGCCAGTGCTCCCGAATCAGTGGTTCAGTCAACCATCGATTGGCTGAAAGAGAACTTCGATGCGTCAGTGGACACACAAGTCGTCCGGGAAGAAGACGTGCAATTCCCACTGCCCAAACCCCTGCGAGCTTTCGCGGCCGAACAAGCCGCAGCGAAATGAGTGCCTGAATCAGTGGCATAGGCTTCCAGCCTGTGATGGATCCCCACAATCTAGAAGCCTGAGCCAGACTTTACTCAAACGGCCCCACTCTTCACCAAACGATCGAAACCGTTGAGCTCTCTCTCACCGATCTTCGAACGGTTCCTTCAAACCTTCCACGATGCCGACACGTCGATTGACATCAATGGGCTTGCTGTTGATCGTGTCCCAGCGCTGAACTTCCCCGCTTGGCCATTGCACGGCAATGGAATCTAGCGTGGCAACATCACCCAAGCCAAAATGCAAAATGGCTTCGTTGCGACAGGCGTAGCCATCTCCCGCCGTGACCACACTTGTCCAAACTTGGTCCCCCGCGGTCAACTCGATGTGAGCCCCAATGGCATCCCGCTCGGATCGTGTGCCAATCAGTCGCAATTGGATGTAGTTGCCAACGGCCTCCGTTTCGTTTCGCAACAGTTCCGCTGCGGAATCCGCGTAAGTCACAACCGCGTCCAGACGCCCATCGCGATCGAAGTCGCATGTTGCCACTCCGCGACCAAGACGTTCACGTTCCCATTGGCCGTCGGGATCGTCCATTTTTGCAAGCTCAAAGCGTTTGCCTTGATTGACCAACAACTGCGTCTTCATCCGGAAGGGTGTCCCACGGTCGGTCAAATCCTCGACGTGCCCGTTGGCAACTAACAAATCAATCCAGCCATTGTTGTCGTAGTCCAAACCCTGCACGCCGAACCCAGTCGTGCGTGACGTCAATTGATCGATTCCAAACGCAACGGCGCGATCAGCAAACATGCCCGCGCTGGTTTGGCAAAAATGATTGGCCCATTCGTCGTAGAAATTACTGACATGCAAATCCAGCTTCTGATCGCGATTGAAGTCCGCCATCGCAATGCCCATGCAAGCGTTCTTGTCTCCACCAGGCCCAACCGCGACGCCTCGTATCGCGGCTTGGTTTCGCCATTCTTGCTCCTCGTTTGCATCGCCAGCTTGAAACCAAAAGTGGTTGGCTCGTTGATCATTCGCGACAAAGATTTCGTTCCCTGGCTGCTGGTCCATGTCGGCGATCATCACGCCCATGCCAGTGCTGCGAGATTGCGCTGAATCGCCCAATGATTGTCGCCGTCCTGCACCCTTTCCGTTAGAAACCAACACCTCACTCAATGCCGGTTGGAAATGCAAAGGCCCCGGCAACTTGACCGGCGTCCCATCCGGAGTTCTTTCGATCGGCTTTCGGACCGCAGAATCATCGACGTAATTGACCTCGACAATATCCGGCAATTGATCACCGGTCACATCAGCAATCGCTGCGGAAAGGGTGAACGATTCGGATGACACCGATTCTGTTTCGCTTAGTTCCGAAAGCAGGTGTTTTTCAAACGTCCCGTCGGCTTGATTGATCAACAATGCGTTTTCACCAAAGTTGGCCAGCAAAAGATCCGGCCAACCGTCTTGGTTCCAGTCGCCGGCGGTCACCCCATGCCCGTACCCGCGATCATCACTCATCGATACATCGACGATGTTCGTGAACTTTCCGTCCAATTGACGATACAAGGCATTGGGCTTCACACCCGAACGCGTGGTCGCCTCGCCGGCGGCTTGATTGAAGTAAAAATCAACTCGTCCATCCGCGTCGAAATCCAAACAAGCCACCCCGCCACCCAAAGGCTCATGCAGTCGAAATTCCGACTCGACTGGATCAACCGCATTGAACCACTGAAAGTGGATGCCCACCTCTGACGCCACATCCACCAAGCGAGCCTGGGGCGATTCGATGCTGGTTGGCGGTGGATTGCCGGTCGCAGTTTCGCTGCGTGTTCGCCTGGCGAGTGCTTCCATCCATACGGAACTTTGATCCGCAAACTGCTCGAGATCCAATCCCACCAACAAGACTCGTTCGTCGATTCCTTTGGGGTGTTTCGTGAACGTTTCCTGCGTTGTTCGCCTGAGGGTGCTCCAGTCCCTGATCGGATGCATGGACGCCAGAAGCGATTGCCAACCCAGCGATTCCCCGAGACAACCTTGCTTCCAAAGCAAGTCCGCCAAACGGTCGAACATCTCTGCTTGCTCCTCTCGCGACACTGGGCTGGATTGTGCGTTCCAAAGTTGATTCGCGAGCCACTGAGTCTCGTCCAATTGCAGCAATCGCTCGCTAAGACGTTCGCGAGCATCCTTGAGCGAACCTTCCCTCGCAGAAACGACCTTCGACTCGGCGTCCAAAACTTCCAACGTGGCGGAAAGGCTATCCCAGGCGACTTGGCTGTGCGGTTCGCGACGGATCGCTTCTAAGAAACAGCGAGCCGCAAAGTCGTTTCGGCGGCTGAGAGTTGCTGGCTTCACGTCCGTTTGCGATGCGAGCACTCCATCGCGCAGTGCGATGCCCCATGACAACCAATAGGCCGGGTAACGACGAAGCCGCTTAGCGTCCGTCTCAATCGCCCAATCAATCCACTGGGATTCTTGCTGAGCCGACGCATACAACCAACCGAGCATCGCGACGGCGGCGGGATCATTGCGTTTGATTTCGTCACTGGTCGCCAACACATCGATGGCTTCCTGCAAATCGCCACGACTGCGAAGCGCGGCGACAACGCTCAGCACTCCTTTGCGATCCACCGCGTCTCGGTCTTTGATATCCGGCTTGGATTCAAAATTGACCTGAGGCCGATGCGGGTAGATCAACCCGATCAATTCCGGTGGGCTCAAGCCAACTCGTCCGGCCAGCAATCGGTATTGCACGTTGGCATCAAAGCGGTAACCGCGTTGAGCCAGCAAACCGGCGTAGTCTCGTCGCAATTCTACATTCTGCGGATGAGCCTGAATCAACTCCCGTAGCCGCCTCATCGCTTCGCTCGCATCGCCAGCTTCAAAAGCCAAGCTGGCGGCCTGCGATGCGAGTGCGACTTCTTCGGCTGGTTTGGTAGCGATCAACTCATCCAACAACTTGATCGCTTCCGCTGGTCGACCATCTCGAACCTGCTGAGCAATCTGTTCT of the Rhodopirellula baltica SH 1 genome contains:
- a CDS encoding FG-GAP-like repeat-containing protein — translated: MNPPSAVECREGWRIGRQLAALFFDAYRKLLNDPRREKTRRGSLRLWPFGYDQGMQPLILLTNFAKATFTRPTTFAHRNDGWCWLFGWCLGLLCLCCWIGCKPSAPANSVVPNEEPKPVVNEPFSLREQIAQQVRDGRPAEAIKLLDELIATKPAEEVALASQAASLAFEAGDASEAMRRLRELIQAHPQNVELRRDYAGLLAQRGYRFDANVQYRLLAGRVGLSPPELIGLIYPHRPQVNFESKPDIKDRDAVDRKGVLSVVAALRSRGDLQEAIDVLATSDEIKRNDPAAVAMLGWLYASAQQESQWIDWAIETDAKRLRRYPAYWLSWGIALRDGVLASQTDVKPATLSRRNDFAARCFLEAIRREPHSQVAWDSLSATLEVLDAESKVVSAREGSLKDARERLSERLLQLDETQWLANQLWNAQSSPVSREEQAEMFDRLADLLWKQGCLGESLGWQSLLASMHPIRDWSTLRRTTQETFTKHPKGIDERVLLVGLDLEQFADQSSVWMEALARRTRSETATGNPPPTSIESPQARLVDVASEVGIHFQWFNAVDPVESEFRLHEPLGGGVACLDFDADGRVDFYFNQAAGEATTRSGVKPNALYRQLDGKFTNIVDVSMSDDRGYGHGVTAGDWNQDGWPDLLLANFGENALLINQADGTFEKHLLSELSETESVSSESFTLSAAIADVTGDQLPDIVEVNYVDDSAVRKPIERTPDGTPVKLPGPLHFQPALSEVLVSNGKGAGRRQSLGDSAQSRSTGMGVMIADMDQQPGNEIFVANDQRANHFWFQAGDANEEQEWRNQAAIRGVAVGPGGDKNACMGIAMADFNRDQKLDLHVSNFYDEWANHFCQTSAGMFADRAVAFGIDQLTSRTTGFGVQGLDYDNNGWIDLLVANGHVEDLTDRGTPFRMKTQLLVNQGKRFELAKMDDPDGQWERERLGRGVATCDFDRDGRLDAVVTYADSAAELLRNETEAVGNYIQLRLIGTRSERDAIGAHIELTAGDQVWTSVVTAGDGYACRNEAILHFGLGDVATLDSIAVQWPSGEVQRWDTINSKPIDVNRRVGIVEGLKEPFEDR
- the ispH gene encoding 4-hydroxy-3-methylbut-2-enyl diphosphate reductase, which produces MKIILAAPRGFCAGVNMAIDSLDLTLQKFGPPVYVYHEIVHNQFVVKTFREKGAVFVDTIDEVPEGGVLLFSAHGVSPEIRKAAQARKLHALDATCPLVTKVHLEAIKYAKAGYTIILIGHEGHDEVLGTMGEAPEAIVLVEDEADVDRLEFEPGTQLAYLTQTTLSVDDAGRVIRRLRERFPEIHSPPKDDICYATQNRQEAVKLLREDADVIVVLGSQNSSNSQRLKELAAEQGKRAMLVDGPQDLAVDQFSDDDRVLITAGASAPESVVQSTIDWLKENFDASVDTQVVREEDVQFPLPKPLRAFAAEQAAAK